TCATCATTCCTTACTTCTACTTCCTTTCTACAACAACTTTCTGCAGAAAAAAATATTAGATAAAATAATTAGAATTTATAACTAATTAAATTCAACATAAAAACCTACTGTATTTCTAACTGGGACACCTTAGTTAATGCAAGTATTGAATAAGTTAAATAAAGATTAAAAATTCATTATTAGAGCCTCAAACAAGGATAAAATATGTTTGAATTAATTGTTAATTTTATTCGAGGTTAACACCCCCACTTTAGCATAAAGCGAAAAAGCGGGTTGGAGGGTAAAATGGCGGGCAGGCGATGGCCATTGTGGGAAGTAGCATCATTTTACCTTGATTTTTTGCATACTTTTTCATCAATGGAAAAAGTATGAAAGTGAAAGGTAGCATTTAAGCAAAGAAGTCTACTCTTTTTTGCTAAAATCAATACACTGGGACATCCAGAAATACAGAAAAAATACCATATGAAATTATAATTTAGAATTTACAACTAATAAAAATCAACAAAAAAACCTTTCTTAAAGTAGTAGACTCTAAAAAAGGTTTCATGCAATCAGTATATTATTCAATAATAAATACTTTATTTCTTTTTCTTATCATATAGTTTCTTGGCACCAAAAGCCGCACCAGCTGCAATTAAATACTCAATACCTGTGATAGGTACAGGATTATCATCTGGCGGATCTGGAGGTCCAGGTTGTGCGCTCAGACCATTGATGCTCAATATAAGTAAAATACTAAAGGTTAATAATTTTAATATATTTTTCATTTCCTTACCCCTATTCATATTCAGCAATGTTGCTTATTGCTTTACAATTCTTTTCGTAACTACTCCATTATCCGATTCAATTTGTATCAAATAAGTTCCTTTAGAAAATTTAGCCATATCAATTTCAGAATGACCTGCGTTTAAGACGAAACTATCGATAAACTTTCCTGTAATTGTAAAAATAGTAATATCTACAGAATTAATATTATTTAAATCGATAAACATTTTATCTATTACCGGATTTGGATATAATTTCAATGCATTTTCCAATGCTTTATTGGCATTTAAAACTTCCTCATTGAAAGTAAAGGACTCACTTATCTTACTGCAATCACCTTTTGAGACTTCAACTTTGTAGTCACCTGATGCATTAGCAACTAGTACTTTTCCAGTTTCGCTATCCATCTGATTTCCGTCCAAATACCACTGATAGCTATCTCCTTCTATTGAACTTTCTAATACATTTCCAGAAACCAATATCCCGGGAACAGTCAAATCAGTAACTTCAATAGTAAAATTGATATCGTTAATCTTGCATCCATTTGCAGGAACTCCTGTAAGCCTATAGGTTGTCGATTCTTTGGGTTCTAAATTAATAATGTTACTTTGTGTCTCACTTATCAACTCATTACCTATATATACCAGATATTTATCAATTTCTACATTTGCCGACATTTCAATTGTAGCCCTGCCATTTAAGCAAATATTTTGATTTTCAATACTTTCAATCACAGCATCTTCATACAGCGCAAATTCAACTATTTGCTCTGCATTGATTGACTGACAATACTCCCCTTCAATTAATATATTGTATTGATTGATACCCATTTTTAATTTGGACGAGTCCAAAGTAAATGAAAGTTGACCATCTGTATTTGCTGTGGCACTATGAGCAATTTCTCCATCTCTTACAAGTGAATATTTTTTAGCCTTTTGTGCATTTTCTATTATCACATTTACATTCTGCAGCCCACACACATTTTCTGTAACTATATCCAAATTTGACTGAATACTTTCTTCTACAGTCAAGCTAATCTTTTCAGCAAATTCATATTCAGAACAACTACCAAGATAAGCCATGACATAGTATTCATTGTTACCAACCTCAACAAATTCTGATGGAATTGTAAAGGATTGGTTGCTTCCATCCCCTATCAAGGTATTCACAACTTCATCATTTTTATAGAATTTGTATTCTACATTAGCTTGACTCTTAAAATTAATGCTAGCTTCATTGCTGTTGCATATATCACTAGTTTCAAAAGTCACTGTCCTGTCAATAGATAAATTCTCAACTACTATTTCTAAGACCTGTTCTAAAGTTCCGCTCTGGCAACCGTCTTTATCAGCTGTAATTACAAACTCATTTAATCCATCATTCAAATTCTCTGCTGCTATATATCCATCATATTGACTTCCAGTTCCCTGAATCGACTGAATCGTATCTTCATTTTGGACAAGGTAGTAATTTGCATCTAATTGTGTAGCTATACTAAATGGAGCTTGGGTTTCTATCTTGCAAATAGAAGAACCTGTTACTTTGTTATCCAAACTCAAAGCTTCAGCTATTTTGATTTGTACACTTCCTACACTAACGGTATCACATCCAGCTACGAACCCTTTTAATACAAAATCATTAATTTCATCAACCAATACTTCTTTGGAAACATCTAAATCTAAAGTTGCTCCTGTACCTTCTACTGAAGTTAGCAGTTCACTATCCTTATACAATAGGTACGTTACATAAGAGTCAGTATTTTCTAAAATCAATTCGGCATTTTGATTAGGACAAACATCACTAGAAGAAGTAGAAATTTGGCTAGGTGAATTAGAACTTATAAGCAATTCAAACCTGTCTGAACTTTTAGATTCACCATCACTATTAACCGTAAAATTGTACTTAGTTTTATTATCAACTGAAATATTTTTATCTAAGTAATGATCTACAAGTTGGAAAGATTGTGATGGAACTTTACCTAAGTCATTAAAAGTGATAGAATACGTCACTTCATTTTTCAATTGTTCAAAACTTATATTAATCGAGCGACTACAAGGAGATGCACTGGAAATTGAAGCCATTCTATTTACCTTTAGTGGTTTACCATCTGAAGATAAGGTAGAAATTGTTTCATAGGTATTAAGCAACCTATTGGCATCGAAGGCAGCTTCATATGCATCAGTGGCTCCGTCAGCAAAGTGAACTATAGCAACATCATCATAATCAGGTGTTGTCAATACAATTTCGAATCTTTGTGGAATATCAGTCTCTCTGAAGTATGTTGGAGTTGTACTGGTAACCTTCGTACTTTCCGTTGCGGTAAGTTCACCAGTCCCATCTGTTGCTTGTACAAAAAAACCTTGCCCTTGAGGAATTAGTTGTTCAGAAGACCCGTCATAGGCAATATATGCCCCAGTATTAGAATTATAAATTTGAGCTGTATTTCCCGCAATGGCAGTTTTCCCCCATTGACTCCAGTCAGTTGGAGCTGGATAAGGATTAGCGACCAAGTGCCAGCCAGCATCTGGATCAGTCCCCGTAAAAGAAAGAGACCTTGTAAAACTTCCTGTATTAATAAGTCCAGTACCATCCATTGTCACAGGAATCACGCCAGGATAGGTATATAAATAATAACCTTCTCCCACGTTAAAAGTTTCCGTATTGGATGAAGAAGGAAAGGCCACATAGCGCTCATTTAGAGTAAGACCTGCACCCGCGTCTTCATCATAAGCATACATTGAAGGATTATTATCGTAACCTGTTCCTGTACTGCTGCCGGAAAACACACCTGTTACAGGTAATTCATTCTGAATATCTGACACCGCTACATTGCTCATTGGAAAGCCTACAATATGATAAGCATTATCTCCTGCATCTGTAGCATATAGAGCCCTTTGAACCGTAACTGTCCCGCTTACCGCTGAACCAGAAGGAATTTCTCCTATAAATGCATCTTTTGTTGAAGTTGATAATAATGTCATTATCCCAGTTCCTCCACCATCTAAATCTAAAGTAGTACTTGCGCCTACTGTAATTCCATCTTCAATAAATACAACTCCTGTATTGTTGTTATTTACAGTTCCTCCAGAAACATTTAAAGTGTATATATTAAAAGCGCTTGAACCAGAAATTTCTCGCGTACCGCTGCCATTCATATTTATGATACCATCATTATCATTGAAAGTACCATTATTAGTTAATCCGCCTGAAATATTAAGCGTTGCGGGAGCATTGAAAGTCCCGTCAACCTGAATATTAGCAAAAGTAGGAACAGTACCTGAGATAGACGTAGTGCCTCCAAAAATCACAGTTCCTCCGTTTGCATTAAAGCTTCCTGAATTATCTATATCGCCATTAATTGTTAAAGCCTGAGATGAATTGGCTGTAACAGCACCACTACCACCAATTGTTAAATTGTTAACTGTAATGGGGTTAGTTCCTCCTAATTGAGAAGTAGCATTAATTGTCAAAGTACCTGCACTACTATTTAAAGTACCATTATTGGTAATATTTCCGTTTACATTTAAACTTGTTGCTGGATTGAAAGTAGCATTGACCGTAATATCACCGAAAGTGGGTACTGTACCTCCAGTTAAATTTGTGGTGCCATCAAAAGTAATTGTAGCACTAGTTAAGTTTGAACCAGCACCAGAAACCAAATCTCCATTTAAGGAAATGGTATTGGTTCCGGCATTAAAAATACCATTTGTAAAAGTAAGTGTACCATTTACCGTAAAATCATTCTGAATATCTAGGTCTCCAGTACCCGCCTTTTCTAAATTGGCAATTGCTGTTGGATCAGTAGAAAGTTCTGCTCCTGAATTAAAGGTTACGTCATTATTATATAATAGATTGTAGGTGCCAACAGCCGTTAATTCATTTGTCAAAACACCACTAGATTGCCTTTCAACATTACCTCCATCTGCAATGCTTATCGCAGAACCTGTTAATTCACCAGAAAACAAATTTATATTACTAGCCGTAAATCCTGAACCCCCAACATTAAATGTTGATGAAGCACGATCTAAAGTCAAGGTATTTATATCACCTGAAAAAGAGGCTGGACTAGGCAAAGCCCCTGACCCATTTATTATCAAAGAAGCCGCTGCATCAGAAACTAAACTTCCGGCCGTTCTAGAATAAGGCCCGCTTAAGGTGAAAGTATTTCCATTTAAAATAAGATTACCTGCAGTTTGCTCAAAGGTACCATTGATTAATAAGTCCCCACCGAGGGTTACGGTACCAGAAGAAGTTCTATTAATGGTAAAATTTCTTAATTCTTGAGTTCCAACAAAACCCAATGTTCCAAATGCCCCAGTACCACCTATAGTCAAGTCAGATAACGAACCTCCTGAAATACCTCCACTCGTGGTAACTACATTTCCGTTAAGTGTAAGTAAATTTCCATCTCCAATATTTAAAGTTCCTTCGGTTAGATTTAAAGTTCGACCTGAAGAAATCATAATGTCGGAAGACATATTTACTCCCGCTCCCGTGTTATTTACAGTAAGGTTTACATCAGTCGAAGGAAAACCATCTCCTAAATTTTGTAATGTACTCCCATTAAAACTTAATGTTATTCCGGAACCATAAGTTCTTGTACCGGAAACCCTGATTACTCCTGAAGTTGTACCTAATGAAATACCATTTGGCTCAGCTAAAATCAATTGGCTTCCCGGATTCATATTAAAAGATCCAGTACCACTGAAATTACTAGTGCCACTATTGATAATTGCAGATGAGTTTAATCTAAAGTTAACATTTGTGTAGGCTCCTCCAGAGGCATTATAGAGTTGTTCAGTTGATCCTGCAAATGTTATTCTTGAAGTTCCAGTGCCCTGAATTGTACCACTATTATGGCTATAGTTGCCTGAAACGTTTAGAATTCCTGAACCAGAAGTACCTAGAAAAACGAATGTTGAGGTGTTGCTAAAATTAACTGTGTTAACTGTTACATTACCAGAAGAAGTCAATGCCAGTCTTGTAGAGCCAGAAAGGATTATATTTCCTACTTCGAATACCACTCCTGAAGCAGAAGACAAGGCTAAAGTACGTCCACCAGTTGATGAAACAGTGAAGTTACCAGCTACAGTAGTATTTGAACCAGTAAGGCCCAAAAACAAAGTTGAAGACTGTGAAGGACAATTCCATGTAAAATTCCCATATGACTGATTTATATTAGTGGGAACTGCATTTGTTACACCAGAAATTATTGTAGTGGAAGAAGTCGCCCAATTAGCAATAGGAATTGCACCATTATTTTGCGCATGTTGGTAAGCACTATTTGCATTAAAATTAATTGTAGATAAGTTTGGATCACTTAAAGTCAAACTTCCAGAATTAATAACATTTCCATTAATATTAAGAATACTCCCGTCAAAGAAAAAGTCATCATTTAATGTAAGACTTCCAGATGATTGAATGGTTAAGTCCGTCCCGGAACCATCAGCAATTGTAAGTGTATTAAATGGATCAACAGATAATGAAGCATTACTTTGTATTACTGTTTGATCAATAGTTAGGCTAGAAACTATTGTTATTGAGTGTGAATCAATGATCGTAATATTACCATCAGCACTAGTAGGTGTATTAGCAGTATTATCCCAACTACTCCCAGTCCATTCTTCCCATGTATTACTATCATTCCAGTTTCCCGACTGCCTAGTTTGAAAATCACCAGCACTCTGTCCAACCCCAACACTAACAACCCCAACAAAAAACAATATCGAAAGTAAAAATCTTTTCATATCAAATATTTTAAAATCAACTGATTTAGAATAGCCCCTATTCACCAGCTTCATTTACTTTAATTAACAAAAATACAAACATATTTACACAATAGGTAAGCAACCAACTACAATATCTTACATTTTATCGAAAAATACTTAAAAATTGGTAGTCCATATTGATAAATATGTCAGAAGACGTAGGAAACTGCAAAAGAGTTGGAATCCTTCAGTCTTCAAGTGTTGAAGTTTTTAAGTGATGAAGTGATTAAGTTAGCTGATTAGCTGGTTAGGTCAGACGATAGTCAGACCGGAATAACCTCCTTGGTTTATGCCGGTCTGACCTGCGGTACTGACCTAAAACGTATTAATCACGACTTAAAAGCATACTATGCTGGCTCTGAGATCAAATCAATAACAAGCGTGCTTTTAAATATGTCCGACCTTCGGTACTGACATGGACATGTGCTTAAAGCTTCTAACTTCTAACTCCCTCTCCTTTCCCCTTTCCGCAAATTTTCGGATATTAGCATTTCAAAATTTTCGACTTACAAAACGACTTTTTCATATGAAGCATAAAGCCAATAATCCAGCACTTAAAAGCTGGGTAGAAGTAGCAAAAAATTCAGATTTCCCTATTCAAAATCTTCCTTATGGGATTTTTTCAACCAAAGATAAATCACCAAGAGCTGGCGTGGCCATTGGAGATTACATTTTGGATTTGACTGAAATCCAGTCCGCTCAATTATTCAATGAATTAAACCTTCCTGAAAGAATTTTTGACAGACCCATTCTCAATGACTTCATGGAATTGGGCAAAGAAGTTACCGTTCCGGTCAGAGAAAGAATCTCTGAACTTTTGCAGCATGACAACCGGGAGCTTCAAGGCAATGACCAATTAAAAGAACATGCCTTAATTCCGCAAAAGGAAGCTAGTATGCATTTGCCCATACGAGTAGGCGATTATACTGATTTCTATTCTTCAGAATCTCATGCAACTAATGTGGGTACCATGTTCCGTGACCCGGATAATGCCTTACTACCCAACTGGAAGCATATTCCTGTGGGTTATCACGGTAGGGCTTCTTCTATCGTGATTTCAGGAACACCCTTGCATCGTCCAAAAGGACAAACTATTGCACCTGATGCCAAAAAGCCGGATTTTGGCCCAGCTAAATTGGTAGATTTCGAATTGGAAATGGCTTTCATCACCTGCGGTGGTAATACTCTTGGAGATGCTATCCCGACCAAAGAAGCTGAAAACTATATTTTCGGTTTTACATTGTTTAATGATTGGTCAGCTAGAGATATTCAAAAATGGGAGTATGTTCCTTTAGGTCCCTTCTTAGCCAAAAATTTTGGTTCTTCTATGTCACCATGGATTGTAACGATGGAAGCTTTAGAGCCATTTAGAATTGCAGGACCAAAGCAAGAGCCAGAAGTATTACCATACTTAAAATTCGCAGGAGATTACCATTTTGACATCGACTTGCAAGTGGGTATTCAACCTAAAGATTCCGAAGAAAAGGTAGTCACCAATTCCAACTTCAAGTATATGTATTGGAATGTAGTTCAGCAATTAGCGCATCACACAGTTAATGGTTGTAATATCAATACCGGAGATGTTTATGCTTCAGGAACTATCAGCGGAAATGACCCTTCTGCTTATGGTTCCATGTTGGAAATCAGTTGGAGAGGTTCCAAACCAGTCGAAATGCCAGATGGAACAGAAAGAAAATTCATTAATGATCATGATACTGTCATCATGAGAGGACATGGCGAAAAAGATGGGGTTAGAATTGGTTTCGGTGAAGTTCGGACTGAGCTACTTCCAACTAAATAACAGCCAAAGGCTGTGGATTAACCACAAAGGCACAAAGACACGAAGATTATAAAATTACTTCAGCTTTAAATTTCATAAGTTTAATTGTACGAGGATATCCAAGAAAATAACATTCTTCTTTTTGAGATTTAACGTTCCATACTAATATAATTTCTTCATGAAGCTTTGTGTGTCTTCGTGTCTTTGCGGTTAGCAATCTTCAGCTTTAACTGAAAACCTTTTGTT
This is a stretch of genomic DNA from Marivirga harenae. It encodes these proteins:
- a CDS encoding T9SS type A sorting domain-containing protein, which encodes MKRFLLSILFFVGVVSVGVGQSAGDFQTRQSGNWNDSNTWEEWTGSSWDNTANTPTSADGNITIIDSHSITIVSSLTIDQTVIQSNASLSVDPFNTLTIADGSGTDLTIQSSGSLTLNDDFFFDGSILNINGNVINSGSLTLSDPNLSTINFNANSAYQHAQNNGAIPIANWATSSTTIISGVTNAVPTNINQSYGNFTWNCPSQSSTLFLGLTGSNTTVAGNFTVSSTGGRTLALSSASGVVFEVGNIILSGSTRLALTSSGNVTVNTVNFSNTSTFVFLGTSGSGILNVSGNYSHNSGTIQGTGTSRITFAGSTEQLYNASGGAYTNVNFRLNSSAIINSGTSNFSGTGSFNMNPGSQLILAEPNGISLGTTSGVIRVSGTRTYGSGITLSFNGSTLQNLGDGFPSTDVNLTVNNTGAGVNMSSDIMISSGRTLNLTEGTLNIGDGNLLTLNGNVVTTSGGISGGSLSDLTIGGTGAFGTLGFVGTQELRNFTINRTSSGTVTLGGDLLINGTFEQTAGNLILNGNTFTLSGPYSRTAGSLVSDAAASLIINGSGALPSPASFSGDINTLTLDRASSTFNVGGSGFTASNINLFSGELTGSAISIADGGNVERQSSGVLTNELTAVGTYNLLYNNDVTFNSGAELSTDPTAIANLEKAGTGDLDIQNDFTVNGTLTFTNGIFNAGTNTISLNGDLVSGAGSNLTSATITFDGTTNLTGGTVPTFGDITVNATFNPATSLNVNGNITNNGTLNSSAGTLTINATSQLGGTNPITVNNLTIGGSGAVTANSSQALTINGDIDNSGSFNANGGTVIFGGTTSISGTVPTFANIQVDGTFNAPATLNISGGLTNNGTFNDNDGIINMNGSGTREISGSSAFNIYTLNVSGGTVNNNNTGVVFIEDGITVGASTTLDLDGGGTGIMTLLSTSTKDAFIGEIPSGSAVSGTVTVQRALYATDAGDNAYHIVGFPMSNVAVSDIQNELPVTGVFSGSSTGTGYDNNPSMYAYDEDAGAGLTLNERYVAFPSSSNTETFNVGEGYYLYTYPGVIPVTMDGTGLINTGSFTRSLSFTGTDPDAGWHLVANPYPAPTDWSQWGKTAIAGNTAQIYNSNTGAYIAYDGSSEQLIPQGQGFFVQATDGTGELTATESTKVTSTTPTYFRETDIPQRFEIVLTTPDYDDVAIVHFADGATDAYEAAFDANRLLNTYETISTLSSDGKPLKVNRMASISSASPCSRSINISFEQLKNEVTYSITFNDLGKVPSQSFQLVDHYLDKNISVDNKTKYNFTVNSDGESKSSDRFELLISSNSPSQISTSSSDVCPNQNAELILENTDSYVTYLLYKDSELLTSVEGTGATLDLDVSKEVLVDEINDFVLKGFVAGCDTVSVGSVQIKIAEALSLDNKVTGSSICKIETQAPFSIATQLDANYYLVQNEDTIQSIQGTGSQYDGYIAAENLNDGLNEFVITADKDGCQSGTLEQVLEIVVENLSIDRTVTFETSDICNSNEASINFKSQANVEYKFYKNDEVVNTLIGDGSNQSFTIPSEFVEVGNNEYYVMAYLGSCSEYEFAEKISLTVEESIQSNLDIVTENVCGLQNVNVIIENAQKAKKYSLVRDGEIAHSATANTDGQLSFTLDSSKLKMGINQYNILIEGEYCQSINAEQIVEFALYEDAVIESIENQNICLNGRATIEMSANVEIDKYLVYIGNELISETQSNIINLEPKESTTYRLTGVPANGCKINDINFTIEVTDLTVPGILVSGNVLESSIEGDSYQWYLDGNQMDSETGKVLVANASGDYKVEVSKGDCSKISESFTFNEEVLNANKALENALKLYPNPVIDKMFIDLNNINSVDITIFTITGKFIDSFVLNAGHSEIDMAKFSKGTYLIQIESDNGVVTKRIVKQ
- the fahA gene encoding fumarylacetoacetase; its protein translation is MKHKANNPALKSWVEVAKNSDFPIQNLPYGIFSTKDKSPRAGVAIGDYILDLTEIQSAQLFNELNLPERIFDRPILNDFMELGKEVTVPVRERISELLQHDNRELQGNDQLKEHALIPQKEASMHLPIRVGDYTDFYSSESHATNVGTMFRDPDNALLPNWKHIPVGYHGRASSIVISGTPLHRPKGQTIAPDAKKPDFGPAKLVDFELEMAFITCGGNTLGDAIPTKEAENYIFGFTLFNDWSARDIQKWEYVPLGPFLAKNFGSSMSPWIVTMEALEPFRIAGPKQEPEVLPYLKFAGDYHFDIDLQVGIQPKDSEEKVVTNSNFKYMYWNVVQQLAHHTVNGCNINTGDVYASGTISGNDPSAYGSMLEISWRGSKPVEMPDGTERKFINDHDTVIMRGHGEKDGVRIGFGEVRTELLPTK